The genomic DNA CAGTTGCAACAAGTCATTTTACCAGATGTGAAGAAGTTAACAGATTCTTCACCCGCTGCAGGTTTCAAGCTGATCTGGTTCTCACACTCATTTTAGCGTCTTGTCAATTAAAAAGTATCACAAATGTTCGGCGTGTCATTTCgacaaggaggaaaaaaaaaaaattcacatgtGACTTGAACATCAAGCCATGTGGCAAAGATGACACATTTTCCCGGGAGTGAAAACCCGGAGACGTAAACAAGAGTTTAAATAAACTTTAGAGGCGAAAATGAAAGAGACAGAATGACACATACATCTTTACTGGTGTTTGAAACTGtaaatgacacagaaaacaagaaatgaaatgagctgCATGATATCATCAGGTCCCGTGATTATAcctcacatttttcaaaatccagTGCAGTTGATTTATCTAAGTGATGTAATGTGCAAAAGAGAAACAAGAGTCAGCACATCTAGAGTCCGTCAGTACAACCAGAgtcagtcatttatttactcatttacaTACAAGTGTGTGGATTTTTTGGGAATCATTTTTTATGATTtcaatgtacattttaatgacaaatcAAGTGAATTAAAAGAGTGAACCAATTATAGGAAAACATAGCTTTCTATTCTTTACAGCAGAAGAGGCATCAGCTGCAGAGGCTTCACACCAaccaataaaacattaaaaaatatacatctTAAAAaattttatttcagattttcccACTCCTTATTTTATTGCTCAAGAATATAGATTTCTAGTCATTTTTCAACTGCTCCAAAACACAAcaccaccagcacacacacgcactacaTTCTTCTGAACCAATAAGTGAGGATTATACACGTGACACGGGAGGTAAGCGTGATTTTtcagccacacacagagaccgCGTTTTTCCTGGTGAACCAGATCCAAGAGGAAAtttagaattaaattaaagAGGAGAAGGTGCTGAAAGCTGCAGGATCACAGGGAaaaactgttattattatctgcaggacattaaaatacaaacatgttatGATGGAGGCTCACTTGTTTCCAAATCTCCGTCTCTGAGAGGCTCTGTCCccacaattaaaatgtgttttattctttttactccttaagacactttttttttccttttcctaaGTTACTTTGCAGCGTAAACAGTTGTTGCTACAGTGGTCACTTCTATTACACAACACGCTATTCCTATAAagatacactcacacaaaaccTGGAgacatttcatcatcatcattaatattattattactattattcttAATAGTTATGCGAAGCCGACATATTTTCACACACTGCTTTTTAAGATGCTTTGGTGTCTCGATTGTCTGCTCAGGAGGTCACGGTTACGCCCGTGTCCTCTGTTTTgactgcaaaacaacaacagaacattaCAGTGGTCTTATTTTTAAAGTAgcgctcacagcaccctctgctggaccacatgGGTATTAGTTCAGGCAGCCTGGTGTGCATCTAGGCTGCCGAGCTCAtttcaaaacattcaaacttGAACTCTTGCCACTAAGTTCAAACAGATATCCCGTCCCACAGGTCACTGCTGTTTTGTAGAACAGCCAGTAGGAggtgctctctcgctctctcaccaTACTGAGATCACTTGCTTTATGTTATGAGggaaggttattatggaattattgataaataacaacaaacatatCTTACTTACATCATACACTTTGACTTGATTCTATCTATTAAAAAGGTCCAGCGTGTCATTTAGGAAGGTTTAAAGGCAGAATGGGAACGTACAAGCAATcattatgtttgtgtgagtgtttttataaTGACTTGGGTAATGGGTATTGAATAGAATAAGCTGCCAtcttgtttctacagcagctacTACAGACAAAGCAGAGTTTGGTGGACCATTAAAGCAGCACCTGAGCATGGTCACACTGGTGAAATTCCCATTAATTCCCATGGAAATGttccaatttggaatatttcccAAATTCCCAAACTAAAGATCCCAATCCCATATTCAATTTCTGGAAATTTACCACCCCTTTTCAACCCAATTGGTGTCTAgtgttcagtgtctgtgtgtgtataaaaagggGGCGTGGTCACAGACATGTAGCCAGGAttctattggacaataccagctgtcaatcacactagtGATTCCGCTCCATGTGCCGTgctttatcgtctattttcctctaactgggaacatcatgttctattgaagatgAGATTGAGACATTacctcctcaggaaaatgttaggTGTCGCAAAGGTGTGGCAAACTACCAgaacatccatttttatattttatatagtCCAGATGGTTTCACCAGGACAAAAGCAGCCACAGTGGCGAGAAGTTCAGTAGTGAGGAGACGACCATAAGGACTCAACACATCAGCAGAAGAGTCCTCACGAGCTGTGACATTTCCCAGGTAATGATTCCTCCCTACGCGGCTGCAGCCGCCCTGCACTCGAGAcacatgatatgatatgaaaaCACAGTCCCACTGTACGTGACGCTCTGCCCCCTCCTCCAGGAAACATCCCGACGCCACCGCCGCTGCTGCAGGAGACCCTTCAAATATTTGATTACAGTCCCGAGAGCACTCCTcctcagcagcaacaacagacGTCTGCTGACACATTTACCGCCTTTTAATTATCCTGAAACATCACACGCCCACTCCTCGACAGCTGCTGCCACCCAGGGAAGCCGTGGCAAAAACATTTCGCCGCATCTTATTATTACTGTGGTGGGAAAATGTCATCCCAGAGCTGCTTTCTCCGGGGGGGGGCAGACGTGTCGAAAAGTCAGGATTCTGccctgaagaaaaaacaaaaaacaactgagcTGCTTGGTTAAACAGTGACAGAGGCTGAACTGAGACGTCAAAGGAAGTTTAATCGCCTCGTGCAGTGTGAAACTGTGGCAGCATGATGTGAAACGTTTCATTAATCTTCCTGAACGCCGCCGCCTGCCCTTTGGTCAGCTATCGTCAGCCATGACGGGAGTGTACTCCACATTTCATCATGCTTTCTCCGCCCCCGATCGCACCTCTACAGGCAGTTAACGCCGTAAAGGAAAGCTGACCCGGGACGATTTATCGCAGCTTTGCCACCTCTGTGAACGGAGTCTGTGTGAGGTTTGTCCGAGAACAATCTGAAGAAAATGCCGGAGCTGCACAGGCCTGAGGAGGAAGTTGTGGCCTCTTTTCAACAGAGTCTGATAATTCCCGTGTGGTGTCTGAaggaaaagtggaaaatgtgttgAATTTAAGTTCAAAGCAGAGCTTTGATTTCCCTCCCATCAGCGACAGCCGCAGTGGAAGTCGGCGTTGGGGTCCAGGAGGAGCTTCTTGCGGTCGACGTGCAGACAGTCTATGTGGTACCAGGCGTCGCACACGTCGCACTGGATCCACTGCACCGTGTCCTGCTGGGGCAGGCGGCACCGCGGCGCCGCGCACGGCTCCACCGCGCTGACCGAcgacccctcctcctcctcgtcttcttcctcgtcctcgtcggaggaggacgacgaggaggagccggaagaggaggacgaggccgaggaggaggaggacgaagacgAGGAGGATGGAGAGGGCAGGGAGGGCCGCGGGGGGAGGGGGTGTTTCCTGGGGCGGCCTCGACGCTTACTGAAAGATAAAAAATTAGAACATTAACAGAggtagcactcttgcctttgcagccaGAAGACCCGGGTAtcaccctacgtcagctgagattggcacagcaccccccgctaccccgtgtggaggataaagtggtagaaaatggatggatggattaacaAAAGGTGTAAAACGTATATGCCATCATCTTCCAAGCAAATGCTGATAATTCCACAAATAAAGTGAGGTTTGGTTGATTGTCTCACCTGGTCTGATGGTGAAATCTGTTGAACTGGACTCTCCCTCTGTCGTCCGTGCGGATCCGCACCGACGGCGAGGCCAGGCTGTAGTTCTCTCCTCCCACCACCAGGGGGGAGAACACTGGAGAGCTGTGAGCGCGTCGCCTGCCCCTCTGCGCATTAGGCGAGCCATGGGTGGGCTTCTGTTGGCGGAACGCGGCGATGTTGCCCTGCACCACCGTCTTGATGCGGTGCACTGTCTCCGCCTCCCGTTTGTGAGCGGCGGCGTTGCTGAGCGACGCCTGCAGCAGGTGGTGGTTCAGTCGACTGTTCGTCATGGCGCCGTGGAAGCTGCCGATGGTTCTGATGCCGACGGGGAACGGCTTGGCCTCCAGCGGTCGCCTGGTGTCGCCGTGGCTCTTGGGCTGCAGCggcagagaaggaggaggagggagagagggaggaggaggggagctGAACGTCTCAGACTCTGACCTGTAGAGACGTCGTCTCTTCTTTCCTTTCACCCGCTGTCCGTCCTCCACGGCTCCTGCCACGGCTGAACCACAGGGACATGGTGAGACAAAAGCAACGATCATCTCCgagttaaaatgaaataactgGACTGAACCTCACCTCCTCGACTCCTGGGCTCATCTGAGCTGTCGTCCTCCAGAAGCACCGTGTGCGCCgacttcctcctgctcctggaGGTCGACGGGAGGGTCTTGTTTGAAGGCACCGACGCTGCGGAGGAGAGCGACGGAGGGGTGGAGGGAGGTAGCAGAGTGGAGAAGCCCACGGCGAGAGGCGGCGTCGAGGAGGAGCCCGAATCCGAGACGGTTCCCTCGTGGCTGTAGCTCCTCTTGAAGGTCCAGGCGCTGCCCTTCATCTTACTGAGGCTGCCGATGGAGTTGAGGATGACGGTGGCGCGGTTGATGGACAGCTTGGACAAGTCGAGGTTGGGTTCCACCTTTGGATCGGGGTTGGTCCTGATGCGGTTCTGCAAGTCGGAGGAAAAGGTCCCCGCCtagaaaacaaaatttaaaactATGGTTAGACATTTCCTCTCATTCTTTACCATTTTTTTATGATCATATTAGTTTACCAGctccagacttttttttatctgctcacAATTTTGTCTGTGACTACTAATATTACGCCCCCTAGTGGACATTTCACTCACACCCCAAAAGTCTCAATGATTTTTCGTCTACAGTTGTCACCtatatttactttcatttacagcagcaggatgttttatttgaaattcacTCAAACAAAAATCCAACATCTTTAACATCTAGAGCTCAAATAATTGACAGTTTGgtaaatttgaaaaaagaagaaagaagttgATATGAACCTTTTTCAGAGACGGTGTAAAAGTTTATCTTATACGTTTACTGTATATGGCATTtttacagaacaaacacaaacacttggaAATGCTCTTGTTAATTACTTTGTATTGTCAATTGgtattatttaattttgcaATAATCTTTGCAATGTCAACAGTGTAGAAAACAAATTACAATTATGTAAAATCTATGTTGTGttaacaaaaatattttcctAATTTGAGTTTCATGTATTAGttttatagtttttgttttttttaagttttgtggTAAACTGATAGGAACATCTTCAAtatgtttatttctatttccGTATTTTACTCAGGGTTAGGGTAATCTTACATCCCCCAAAACACCTTTATCTTCAGGCTTTACTTAACAATGCCTACTGTACAATTTAATTCATCATCTCCCGTTGAATATTTAACCATTTAGTCATTGTATTTATAGTGGAAAACCATGCAATGTCTCATCATTGTCTCATCACACAGACATAAGCCTTTCAAAACAAGAAAGTGCAGACTGGTCCTTTAACCAGAGCCTGACTGAGACACACTGTGTTATGAAACGGTACAATCATGTCATCATATCTTCTACCTTTGGAATTGTGATGGCGTCAAAGTCCAGCGGGCGAACTTTGACCTTCTGGAAAAGGAAGTAGAACTCGGGACTCCTCGACGCGGAATGACCACCGAAGGTCAACGTGTCACCGTCTGAGAGTTCCCACTGGACGCCAGACTGGAGGCGGACCTCGTTGACCCAGGTGCCTGGCAACAGAAGAGGATTTATGATTTTTAATACCAAGTCCTTCACAGTTCAAACTAGCACAGAAATAGCTAGCACTATTTAAAGATGTTACAACTATATTCAATGAAATTAGTAAAACTATGCTTTGATGTAGTTTTGTTAAGATtcttaacattaaaaaagatCAGCACTTTATCCCCAAACATGCACAAATATGGACAAAATGTCCCCTAAACTTACAgaataaagcaaaaacagacaatctgatgataaaaaaaattacaaaaacaccTTACTGACATTACTAAAAGGTAAAGAAAAATGTCACGAAAAATTGCTAATGTTACCAAAACATAAGAAATTTGATTGAAAACTAAtgaatttacaaaaaagaaaaaagacagaaaaggttGCAAATTGTGATGAAATCACATCACCAACTTTATAAAAAGTAATGTAACTATATAAAAGTTCCCAACCTCCAATTTTGAAAATATCCAGTTTATTCCAGTTAATTCCCATGACAAGTTTCCAATTTTGACAATTCCCAGGAATTGTGAAACCTTAATAACATGACCGAACGGtttaaaaata from Solea senegalensis isolate Sse05_10M linkage group LG20, IFAPA_SoseM_1, whole genome shotgun sequence includes the following:
- the tcf19l gene encoding transcription factor 19; its protein translation is MLSGVQPCFQLLRIGSSSVDTSRDLYTFRPALSHCVFRLGRAAELCDVTLDSAAVSRIHAELQAEREGSGGDAAPQEEGWRVHVKDRSSHGTWVNEVRLQSGVQWELSDGDTLTFGGHSASRSPEFYFLFQKVKVRPLDFDAITIPKAGTFSSDLQNRIRTNPDPKVEPNLDLSKLSINRATVILNSIGSLSKMKGSAWTFKRSYSHEGTVSDSGSSSTPPLAVGFSTLLPPSTPPSLSSAASVPSNKTLPSTSRSRRKSAHTVLLEDDSSDEPRSRGAVAGAVEDGQRVKGKKRRRLYRSESETFSSPPPPSLPPPPSLPLQPKSHGDTRRPLEAKPFPVGIRTIGSFHGAMTNSRLNHHLLQASLSNAAAHKREAETVHRIKTVVQGNIAAFRQQKPTHGSPNAQRGRRRAHSSPVFSPLVVGGENYSLASPSVRIRTDDRGRVQFNRFHHQTSKRRGRPRKHPLPPRPSLPSPSSSSSSSSSSASSSSSGSSSSSSSDEDEEEDEEEEGSSVSAVEPCAAPRCRLPQQDTVQWIQCDVCDAWYHIDCLHVDRKKLLLDPNADFHCGCR